TTGCTCATTCCAAATGTATGCAAGCAACCTACAAGTTGTATGAAGTGCCAAATGAAACGTGTCGTATCAGTTTTGACGAGATCGGTTTTTATCATGAGCCATTCATCCAGTTTGGGAACGAGTTTGTCTGCACCGTGAATTTTCATATGGACAAGAATGTAATGGAGAGGGCTGTATATGACCAGTACGCACAATTCATGGCACATCGAGAAGGATTGTAAAGCATATGGCGAGAGGAATAGCAGTTAAAATACCCAAAGGCAAAGGGGATCGTGGATGGGGAGGACTGGATGGAATAGCACTTGGAACTCATGAACGGTTTGAAGGTATGTATTCCGTACAGATTGTTCGTGCTGACTTCCATGACCGAACAGAAGGAAGGTATGACGATATTTGGAGATTTGCATTGGAAGAGTCATTGTTTATCGATATGGACGAAGAAACACTTGCAGACTTGTACGAGGGGAAACAACTTGTGATTGAAGACTTGAAAGGTAATGTTGATGACGATTAAGCAGTTGCAGGATAGGGCGTATGGTAATGCCCTTAATCATGGTTTTCACAAAAAGAACCAGAACCTTGGTGAAATGCTGTGTCTTATTCACAGTGAGATCAGCGAGGCTCTGGAGGCTGACAGGAATGGCAGGAGGGCCAATCTTGAAGCCTACGTTAGTAATGGGAAGTCAAAGGAAGCTTTCCTTGAGCATGTGAAAGACAGTGTTGAGGATGAGTTGGCTGATGCAGTAATCAGGATTGCTGACCTGTGCGGCTACTTAAACATCGACCTGCAGAAGCATATTGAGGCAAAGATGAATTACAACAAGGATCGTGGATATCTCCACGGAAAACTTTATTGAGCAACCATCGCCTGTCTTCTGATGGGCGATTCATTCTACATCTATGAGGTACGAGAAGGCTTGCATCACTGTATCCCTGTCATCGCTTTCGAGAAAACGGATACCTGGGTATTCGAATCGATCTCCGATGCCGCTGTTGCCTATGGCGTTAACAAAAAGGTGATTATCGACAGAATCAAAGATGGGTGTACATTAAAGGATGGATACACAACACTTGACTGGTATTCCCCAGAAGAGGAAACAGTGAAAGAACTGAGGGAAATGCGTAAGTATATTCCTCAAGATGATTCTATATTGTCCTAGGAAAAAAAATCATTCCTATTGATATGTCATGGTTTTTGCATGACAGGCTTTCTGTGTCCAAAGTACTAAAGGAGTTAAACGTAGATACAAAAAAGAGGGGCTTCGGCCCCTCCTTGTTATATAATACTGTTCAGTCTGTTGCGTAGATTTTGGAGCTGCTGTAGTCTCCTCTTTCCGTCACGGTGGTCATAGTCTTTTCGGTACTTGGTATGACCCATCAATTCTTCTACATGATTTTTTTCTACTTCACCTGCTATCATTGTTTGGAAGGTGTGGCGTAGACAGTACTGGGTTCTTCCATTGAGTTCAATCCCTGCTTTTTGGGCAAAGGAGTTGAAATGCTTATTTGAAGTAAATACTGACACATATCCAGTTTTTACCTTGAATAACAAGTCTTGATCTTCTGGCAATGTAGAAATGTATTCATCCAGTAATCTGCAACATTGGTCAGATAGCAAACCAATTTTTGCTTTCATGCCTTTGTCTGTCGTCTTGATTCGTTTGACAACTTCTTTTGTGAAACTGTTAATGGACTGTGAAGTGTATATCCCTCCTAGAGCAGGGTAGTAATTGTCTCTTGTCAATCCTGCAATTTCACCAGGACGGAAACCAGTACACTTCATGATGTTAAAATAACAAGCCCACATAAGATTCCCCCAAACCCAGACAGCTTCCTTGTCATTTTCTGGAAATAGGATAGCCATTTCCTCTTCTGTAAAAGGTTGCCTTGGATTTGATTCCTCTGCAATCTTATCTACCTTCTCACATGGATTTGAATCAATGAGGCCGACATTAACTGCTTCTTTCAAAATATATGACAGGCACATAAGGACTTTGTTCTTTGAATTGGAGGCCATTTTTTTACCGCTTGCAGCTCTCCTCATGGTAACAAACCATTCATCGATCATTATGTGGTCTATATTTCTCAGATAGACATCCTTGAAAGTCGGTAGTATATAGTTGCGGTGTCTTCCATCCATCGTGTAGTAATAGTATTCATTATAATGGCGATTTTTCCTCTCGTTCTTTGCTCTGAATGACCGTTCGTCAGTTCTGGTGTAAAAACCTTCAGAGAATTCCCCCAAAGTAATATCGTTGCTCTTCTTTTCTCTAACTTGGCTCTGTGCCCATAAGGTTGCATTCAGCTCATCGGAATAACCAGTGGATACCCATGAGTCTGATCCTTTGAATTGTACTTGAATGTTTCGGCCTCTTCTTCGGACTAACTTGAAATCGTCATGGAGCGGTTTATTCAGATAATCGTTGTTGTTTCTAAGTTGTGCCTCTGCCCATAGAATGGCATCTTTTTTTCTGTGACAACCGGAAGAGACCCACTTATCGGTTCCATCAAACATGACCTGGACACATCGACCAGTCCTTTGTGTAATTTTAAATTTTTCTTTTGTTGTTGGCATGTCTGAATTATGAGGAAAAACTTAACGTTTGTAAACAGAAAAATGTACACTAAAGTACAGTTGTACGTAACTGTACATTCTTAAGTGTAATTAATATAAAGAGTTATAAAAATATTCTTTGCCGAAAGCGGGGCTTGAACCCGCACGCCCTTGCGAGCAAGGGATTTTAAGTCCCTTGTGTCTACCAATTCCACCATTTCGGCTGGTGTATGTTACTTGTCTTCCTCCGTATCTACCATACGGGGGAGAACATTTGCCTCTGTCTTAATCGGTATCAGACGCTTTATAAACGGCTGTACCCCGACATAGGTCTTCTGGAACTCATCTTCACTCTCCTTGAGTGCTGCCTGCCAGGCGGCCCCAAATCCAGGACTATTGATCGTCAGTCGATCGACAGCAAGTTGGTAGACTTGCAGACGAGCGAGTTCCTTTCTCCCTGGTTTTTGTGAGTATGTGTTCATCGTGATGCGCAGGTTCTCATTCTGCTTCTTCAGCTCTTCATTTTGTTCTTTCAGCTTGGACAGACCTTCACTCTCTAGATCCATACGGTCAGTCAACATCCGTTTCAAACGTTCGGTTTCCTTGTTTGCTGCAAGGATCTCCTTGTGCCGTTTAACGGACATGACAACCACGAGGACAATGGCCAGTACTACTCCGATTCCAAGACCGATTAGAAAACTTTCCATGCGAATCTCCTCATCACAGGTCAAAAGGTACTGTAAGCGGGCAATTTTGTCAAAGGAGAAAGAAGATTGCGGTGCCATTTGGCACCGCTTTCCCCTGTTTTTTTACTTGAAACGATTTCTGACCGCCTCTTTGCTGTTCTCGATTGCCTCTGGTATGGAGACTTTTCCCTCAAAAACAGCCATATCCTTGAAGCCTGTTCCCGTAAGCAAGCAGCAAACCTCAACATCCTCACCAAACTTCTCTCTAAGCATTTCGCTATCAGCTCTAAGCGCTGCCCATGCACAAGCAGCTGCAGGCTCTACAAAAATACCCGCTTCCTTGGCAAGCTCAAGCTGTGCATCGAGGATTGCTTGGTCGTCTACCTCTGTTGCCCAGCCATTGCTCTCATTGATGTACCTTACCGCCATTCTGCCATTGGCAGGACTCTCTACGCTGATTGAATCAGCACGGGTGGTAGCCTTCGGAAGGTTGGTGAAATCAGCGCTCTTCCAAGCGGTGCTGATCGCATTACTCTGCTTGCTCTGTGCACAAACAAGTTGAGGGACCTTCTCGATCAAACCGGCTTCCTTCAGGTCATAGAAGCCCTTGTAAACACCTGCGAAAATACAACCATCACCAACAGGTACATATACCACGTCAGGCACCTTGCGTCCCAGCTGTTCAAACAGCTCGATGGAAACACTCTTCTTTCCTTCGATGGTCATTGGGTTGTAAGCAGTATTCCTGTTGATCCCTCCGAACTCATCGGTATAAGCGATAGAAAGTGTAAAAGCATCATCATAACTGCCCTTTACCGGAACAACAGTAGCCCCGTACAACACACTCTGCATTAACTTGTTGACCGGAGCAGTTGCTGGTACAAAGAGCACAATCTCAAGGCCGTAAGCAGCCCCAGCACAACTCATCGCAGCTCCCGCATTTCCCGTGGACGCCAAGGCAATCTTATGCTGGTTATGGTACAGCGCCTGGGCAGCGATCAGCTGACTCGCACGATCCTTGAAGGATCCTGAAGGCAGTGCACTGTCAAGCTTGCAGACCAGATTCTTCAATCCGTACTTGGTAGCAAGCCGTTTTGGTTTTGCTACAGGGGTTCCTCCAACTGGATAGACATCCTTGTCAGGGACCGGGTAGGGGAAGAAGTCATACATAGAGACATGGTCCTGCTTTGCAAGTTTCTGTACATCTTCCTTATTCAATTTTACAATGACATTTCCTTTGGGAAATGAGGTGCCATCATTCTCTTTGGCACAGGTAGGGCATTGGTAGAATACCTCATCCGTCTCATAGACTGCACCGCAGTCACAACATTCATAGGTAAAACGCATGGTTCCTCCTCATCAAGAAAATGCCGGACACAAGGCCCGGCATTTGTTGCTTTGCTTGACCTATTTGGCCAAGATTTCCTTGTTGAACGACTCGATCAACTCGTCGATCTGGTCAGCCATTTTGGGAATATCCTTCCAGTAGTTCTTATCATACCACTGTGCATTGATTTCCTCATAGGTCTTACCCTGCTGCTCAACCCAAGTATAGTACTTCAGGTTGTGTACAGCCAGACGATCGTAGTAGTTGAGTTCCTTCAGGTTATCGATGCCCTGTGCGTGAGCACAAGCTGCAAGTGCGCGGATTGCTGCACTCTCATCAAACTTACCCTGAATATCATCCTGTTCCTTCAAGCGGGAGGTGTACATCTCTGAGCTGTCGGTGAGGACAGTGAAGATTACATCATCTTCTTCCATCTCATAATACTTTGCCATCTTGATGGCTGCCAGTACATTGCCGATGCCACTGATGCCATAGAGGTCCAAGTCAGCGATTTCCTTGGAATCCAAGCCCATTTTCTTGAGGTATTCGATACCAACAGGATCATTGAAGAGCCGATAGAGGTCCATGCAGTCCTGGTCGTCGACAGCAGCGATCATATCGGTATTCTTTACATTGTGTACCCAGGGAACGTGCTTGTCGCCGATACCTTCAATGCGGTGTCCACCAAACCCATTGCGGAGAAGAGTGGGGCACTGCAGTGCTTCTGCGGCTACAATCTTAAGATTGTGGAAATGTTCCTTGAGGAAGTCGCCTGCTGCCAAAGTGCCGCCGCTTCCAGTAGCTGAAACATACCCACGAACATTTTCAGGGGCTACATTCTCTTGCTTGAGTGCTTCAAGAATTGCAGCTCCAGTTACCTTATAGTGCCAGAGGTAGTTGCCGAACTGGTCAAACTGGTTGAAGATGACAATGTTGTGGCCTCTTTCAGCATCGAGTTCATGGCACTTGTCGAAGATTTCCTTGACATTGGACTCACAACCTGGGGTTGCAATTACTTCACCAGCGACACTCTTGAGCCAATTGAATCGTTCCTGGCTCATCTCTTCAGGAAGAATTGCAATGGAGTCACAGTTCAGCAATACACTGTTATATGCACCACCACGGCAGTAGTTACCGGTGGAAGGCCAGACAGCCTGCTGGTGAACAGAGTCAAAGTTTCCAGAAACCAGAGCGGGAGCCAGACAGCCATAGGTTGCTCCAACTTTATGTGCACCGGTTGGGAACCATTTTC
This sequence is a window from uncultured Sphaerochaeta sp.. Protein-coding genes within it:
- a CDS encoding pyridoxal-phosphate dependent enzyme encodes the protein MRFTYECCDCGAVYETDEVFYQCPTCAKENDGTSFPKGNVIVKLNKEDVQKLAKQDHVSMYDFFPYPVPDKDVYPVGGTPVAKPKRLATKYGLKNLVCKLDSALPSGSFKDRASQLIAAQALYHNQHKIALASTGNAGAAMSCAGAAYGLEIVLFVPATAPVNKLMQSVLYGATVVPVKGSYDDAFTLSIAYTDEFGGINRNTAYNPMTIEGKKSVSIELFEQLGRKVPDVVYVPVGDGCIFAGVYKGFYDLKEAGLIEKVPQLVCAQSKQSNAISTAWKSADFTNLPKATTRADSISVESPANGRMAVRYINESNGWATEVDDQAILDAQLELAKEAGIFVEPAAACAWAALRADSEMLREKFGEDVEVCCLLTGTGFKDMAVFEGKVSIPEAIENSKEAVRNRFK
- a CDS encoding pyridoxal-phosphate dependent enzyme, with translation MLINLNVNEEVRKKNIQRCREKNILLPTFKQMMDPSTVPADIKEKMTHVGLWDVDPLNLFRITWKNEPTKQGGTFGGVNYIEVPREITGVKARILALVGKWFPTGAHKVGATYGCLAPALVSGNFDSVHQQAVWPSTGNYCRGGAYNSVLLNCDSIAILPEEMSQERFNWLKSVAGEVIATPGCESNVKEIFDKCHELDAERGHNIVIFNQFDQFGNYLWHYKVTGAAILEALKQENVAPENVRGYVSATGSGGTLAAGDFLKEHFHNLKIVAAEALQCPTLLRNGFGGHRIEGIGDKHVPWVHNVKNTDMIAAVDDQDCMDLYRLFNDPVGIEYLKKMGLDSKEIADLDLYGISGIGNVLAAIKMAKYYEMEEDDVIFTVLTDSSEMYTSRLKEQDDIQGKFDESAAIRALAACAHAQGIDNLKELNYYDRLAVHNLKYYTWVEQQGKTYEEINAQWYDKNYWKDIPKMADQIDELIESFNKEILAK
- a CDS encoding site-specific integrase yields the protein MPTTKEKFKITQRTGRCVQVMFDGTDKWVSSGCHRKKDAILWAEAQLRNNNDYLNKPLHDDFKLVRRRGRNIQVQFKGSDSWVSTGYSDELNATLWAQSQVREKKSNDITLGEFSEGFYTRTDERSFRAKNERKNRHYNEYYYYTMDGRHRNYILPTFKDVYLRNIDHIMIDEWFVTMRRAASGKKMASNSKNKVLMCLSYILKEAVNVGLIDSNPCEKVDKIAEESNPRQPFTEEEMAILFPENDKEAVWVWGNLMWACYFNIMKCTGFRPGEIAGLTRDNYYPALGGIYTSQSINSFTKEVVKRIKTTDKGMKAKIGLLSDQCCRLLDEYISTLPEDQDLLFKVKTGYVSVFTSNKHFNSFAQKAGIELNGRTQYCLRHTFQTMIAGEVEKNHVEELMGHTKYRKDYDHRDGKRRLQQLQNLRNRLNSII